A window of the Euzebya pacifica genome harbors these coding sequences:
- a CDS encoding TetR/AcrR family transcriptional regulator, translating into MARMTARERRDQLVGVAKAVFAELGYDGATVEEIAARAGVSKPVLYEHFGGKEGIYAVVVDRESTRLLDKITSYIHGEAGGRQMVHASAMAFLHYIEEDPDGFRVLTRDSPSSLGTGGIGGLLADIAAKAEGVLQDFFVRSGLDPDSAIIYAGGLVGMVAHVGAWWAPVQQPDAATVAAHITALAYHGLKGLPSNPVASLDLPTPTSE; encoded by the coding sequence ATGGCACGCATGACCGCCCGGGAGCGACGCGACCAGCTGGTGGGGGTCGCCAAGGCCGTCTTCGCCGAGCTGGGCTACGACGGCGCGACGGTGGAGGAGATCGCCGCACGCGCGGGGGTGTCCAAGCCCGTCCTGTACGAACACTTCGGCGGCAAGGAAGGGATCTACGCCGTCGTCGTCGACCGCGAGTCGACGCGCCTGCTGGACAAGATCACCTCCTACATCCACGGCGAGGCGGGCGGACGGCAGATGGTCCACGCCTCGGCCATGGCGTTCCTGCACTACATCGAGGAGGACCCCGACGGCTTCCGGGTCCTTACCCGCGACTCCCCGTCCAGCCTCGGCACCGGCGGCATCGGCGGTCTGCTTGCCGACATCGCCGCCAAGGCCGAAGGGGTGCTGCAGGACTTCTTCGTCCGCAGCGGCCTGGACCCCGACAGCGCGATCATCTACGCCGGCGGGCTGGTCGGGATGGTGGCACATGTCGGCGCATGGTGGGCACCGGTGCAGCAACCCGACGCGGCGACGGTCGCCGCCCACATCACCGCTTTGGCCTACCACGGCCTCAAGGGGCTGCCGTCCAACCCGGTGGCCTCCCTCGACCTGCCGACACCCACGTCGGAATAG
- a CDS encoding prolyl oligopeptidase family serine peptidase, with protein MPAPATRRDETVVDVIHGVSVADPYRWLEDQESPEVAEWVAAQKAVTDAHLADIPQRGELRERLAAVWDHPKLGVPWHRGDTWLQMRNSGVQEQPVLWTADAPDAEGRVLLDPTELSEDGTVSLADVALSPDGRLLAYGTSDGGSDWITWHVRDVATGTDLPDEVRWAKFASAAWLPDSSGFFYGAYDPPAAGTEMAATNTHHQLRLHRLGDDGPDPVVHRRDDEPEWGFSPTVTEDGRWLVVTIWQGTEPRTRLHLASLDGDPAQPDIRPWLDDFDGEYGVVGNDGDTMFVRTDAGAPAGRLLAVDANDPARRTEVLPERPEVLVAVRWVGGRFVVVRLVDAVHELAVHDRDGGRATVVELPDLASVGSITGRRDDTAVHLSLSSFTSAAGVHRLDLTADPPVLQEVIPSPAGVPDAVTERVMVPSTDGAVVPMFLVRGADATGPRPTILYGYGGFGIPLTPEFRLWWTAWLERGGIIAVGCFRGGAEYGRAWHDAGRLDQKHHTFDDALACASWLVDEGWTTSPQLAITGGSNGGLTAAASMIRAPEAFGACVPEVGVLDLLRFHRFTIGWGWTSDYGDPDDPEDFPRIHRMSPLHTIAEGACYPPTLVTTADRDDRVVPAHSFKFTAAMQRAQGCDNPVLARIDTRAGHGAGTPTSKVIDARADVLAFLVHHLGDPAGHPTAVSGSGDGRPITRHAEG; from the coding sequence ATGCCTGCACCCGCCACCCGCCGTGACGAGACGGTCGTCGACGTGATCCACGGGGTCAGCGTTGCCGACCCCTACCGGTGGCTGGAGGACCAGGAGTCCCCGGAGGTCGCCGAATGGGTGGCGGCGCAGAAGGCCGTCACCGACGCCCACTTGGCCGACATCCCACAACGGGGCGAGCTGCGCGAACGGCTCGCGGCAGTGTGGGACCACCCCAAGCTCGGCGTGCCCTGGCACCGCGGCGACACCTGGCTGCAGATGCGCAACAGCGGCGTCCAGGAGCAGCCGGTCCTGTGGACCGCCGACGCCCCCGACGCCGAGGGTCGCGTCCTGCTGGACCCCACCGAGCTCAGCGAGGACGGCACGGTCTCCCTCGCCGACGTGGCGCTCAGCCCCGACGGCCGGCTGCTGGCCTACGGCACCTCCGACGGCGGGTCGGACTGGATCACCTGGCACGTCCGCGACGTTGCAACCGGCACGGACCTGCCGGACGAGGTCCGGTGGGCGAAGTTCGCCAGCGCCGCCTGGCTGCCGGACTCCAGCGGCTTCTTCTACGGCGCCTACGACCCACCCGCGGCCGGCACGGAGATGGCGGCCACCAACACCCACCACCAGCTGCGCCTCCACCGACTCGGCGACGACGGCCCCGACCCCGTCGTGCACCGTCGCGACGACGAACCCGAATGGGGGTTCTCGCCCACGGTGACCGAGGACGGACGCTGGCTGGTCGTCACGATCTGGCAGGGCACCGAGCCACGCACCCGCCTGCACCTCGCATCCCTCGACGGTGACCCCGCGCAGCCGGACATCCGCCCGTGGCTCGACGACTTCGACGGCGAGTACGGCGTCGTGGGCAACGACGGCGACACCATGTTCGTCCGGACCGATGCCGGCGCACCCGCTGGCCGACTGCTGGCCGTCGACGCGAACGACCCCGCTCGCCGCACCGAGGTGCTGCCCGAACGTCCCGAGGTGCTCGTCGCGGTCCGCTGGGTCGGAGGACGCTTCGTCGTCGTCCGTCTGGTCGACGCCGTGCACGAGCTGGCCGTCCACGACCGCGACGGTGGCCGGGCGACCGTCGTCGAGCTGCCGGACCTCGCGAGCGTCGGCAGCATCACCGGACGTCGCGACGACACGGCCGTCCACCTCTCCCTCTCCTCCTTCACCAGCGCCGCCGGGGTGCATCGGCTGGACCTGACCGCCGACCCGCCGGTCCTGCAGGAGGTCATCCCGTCGCCGGCAGGCGTGCCGGATGCGGTCACCGAACGCGTCATGGTCCCGTCGACCGACGGCGCCGTCGTGCCGATGTTCCTCGTCCGAGGCGCCGATGCGACCGGCCCCCGACCGACGATCCTCTACGGCTACGGCGGGTTCGGCATCCCGCTGACCCCCGAGTTCCGGCTGTGGTGGACCGCATGGCTGGAGCGGGGCGGCATCATCGCCGTCGGCTGCTTCCGGGGCGGGGCGGAGTACGGACGCGCGTGGCACGACGCCGGACGGCTCGACCAGAAGCACCACACCTTCGACGACGCCCTTGCCTGCGCCTCCTGGTTGGTGGACGAGGGATGGACGACGTCCCCCCAGCTGGCGATCACCGGCGGCTCCAACGGCGGGCTGACCGCTGCGGCCAGCATGATCCGGGCGCCCGAGGCCTTCGGGGCCTGCGTGCCCGAGGTGGGCGTGCTGGACCTGCTGCGGTTCCACCGGTTCACCATCGGGTGGGGGTGGACCAGCGACTACGGCGACCCCGACGACCCCGAGGACTTCCCGCGCATCCACAGGATGTCGCCCCTGCACACGATTGCCGAGGGCGCCTGCTACCCACCGACGCTGGTCACCACCGCCGACCGCGACGACCGGGTCGTGCCGGCCCACTCCTTCAAGTTCACCGCCGCGATGCAGCGCGCCCAGGGGTGCGACAACCCGGTGCTGGCGCGGATCGACACACGGGCCGGCCACGGCGCCGGGACGCCCACGTCCAAGGTGATCGATGCCCGGGCCGACGTCCTGGCCTTCCTCGTCCACCACCTCGGTGACCCGGCCGGCCACCCCACGGCCGTGTCGGGTTCCGGCGACGGGCGGCCCATCACCCGACACGCGGAGGGCTGA
- the dnaJ gene encoding molecular chaperone DnaJ, with amino-acid sequence MPTVRDLYDVLGVSKDATDADIKKAYRRKARELHPDQGGEEEAFKELSAAYEVLKNPQARANYDRFGDPRGPGGGMGGGDPFAGFGDLSDLLNAFFGPRAGGTSARQDASGSGRNAIVDVTVTLQEAAMGVEKEVEVTLNRTCSTCAGTGAADGSRPVTCSTCRGQGAVQRVRNGIFGQMLTQTTCPDCQGTGKTVADPCRDCRGDGRQQTTETLTIPVPVGIDDGRRVRLTGRGEAGRNGGAAGDLYVRVNVEPHDVFTRDGDDLHCELRISMLQAALGTKLDLETLHGHEEVAVPGGTQFGDVITLKRKGMPRLGMDGHQRGDLFVHCRVETPRNLDHDDRELLKAMAQRRGEHVDEQSGGRGFFGRLRDAFGG; translated from the coding sequence ATGCCGACCGTGCGTGATCTCTACGACGTGCTCGGGGTGTCCAAGGACGCCACCGACGCAGACATCAAGAAGGCCTACCGCCGCAAGGCGCGTGAGCTGCACCCCGACCAGGGTGGCGAGGAGGAGGCCTTCAAGGAGCTCTCCGCCGCCTACGAGGTGCTGAAGAACCCGCAGGCCCGCGCCAACTACGACCGCTTCGGCGACCCGCGTGGACCGGGCGGGGGCATGGGCGGCGGCGACCCGTTCGCCGGCTTCGGTGACCTGTCGGACCTCCTCAACGCCTTCTTCGGTCCCCGGGCCGGTGGCACGAGCGCCCGCCAGGACGCCTCCGGCAGCGGCCGGAACGCCATCGTCGATGTGACCGTGACCCTCCAGGAAGCCGCCATGGGCGTGGAGAAGGAGGTCGAGGTCACCCTCAACCGCACCTGCTCGACCTGTGCCGGCACCGGTGCGGCCGACGGGTCCCGGCCCGTCACGTGCAGCACCTGCCGTGGCCAGGGGGCGGTGCAGCGGGTCCGCAACGGGATCTTCGGGCAGATGTTGACCCAGACGACCTGCCCCGACTGCCAGGGCACCGGCAAGACCGTGGCCGACCCCTGCCGCGACTGCCGTGGCGACGGGCGCCAGCAGACCACCGAGACGTTGACCATCCCCGTACCCGTGGGCATCGACGACGGTCGACGCGTCCGCCTGACGGGCCGCGGCGAGGCCGGTCGCAACGGCGGGGCGGCCGGCGACCTCTACGTCCGCGTCAACGTCGAACCCCACGACGTGTTCACCCGCGACGGCGACGACCTGCACTGCGAGCTGCGGATCTCCATGCTCCAGGCGGCCCTCGGGACCAAGCTCGACCTCGAGACCCTCCACGGGCACGAGGAAGTCGCCGTCCCCGGTGGCACCCAGTTCGGCGACGTCATCACGCTCAAGCGCAAGGGCATGCCGCGCCTGGGCATGGACGGCCACCAGCGCGGTGACCTGTTCGTGCACTGCCGTGTCGAGACGCCCCGCAACCTCGACCACGACGACCGCGAGCTGCTGAAGGCGATGGCCCAGCGGCGCGGCGAGCACGTCGACGAGCAGTCCGGCGGTCGGGGCTTCTTCGGACGCCTTCGCGACGCGTTCGGCGGGTGA
- the hrcA gene encoding heat-inducible transcriptional repressor HrcA: protein MATDPTAAAPELDERKAAVLLAVVRAYVRVGEPVGSRSVVDEAGLSVSSATVRNEMAALEEAGYISHPHTSAGRIPTDKGYRFFVDALRGQTSADPDVSAEQVALLDDLLAGATDLEDLLHKATTALSRLTRFAGLVAAPRLDRSRLKHIELVQLAPATILAVAIADTGRVTKRMVELAEPLAEVDVQRARHAINAAATGLRGHDAPDAISGLSAGAPSELTELIERVAEAVRSGVADPDTRSRGLFVGGTSALAAEGQFARLEQVKRVYETLEEQVVVLQVLQDALADADPGVRIGAELPLRELEACAIVASSYDAPSESAGQIGVLGPSRMDYRATLGAVRAVADTLERAIAGMTGTGPSRTADRLRATNLSAPDEQR, encoded by the coding sequence GTGGCAACGGACCCGACAGCAGCGGCACCGGAGCTGGACGAGCGCAAGGCCGCCGTCCTGCTCGCGGTCGTGCGTGCCTACGTCCGGGTGGGGGAACCGGTCGGATCGCGGAGCGTCGTCGACGAGGCCGGCCTGTCGGTGTCGTCGGCAACGGTCCGCAACGAGATGGCGGCCCTGGAGGAAGCGGGCTACATCTCCCACCCGCACACCTCCGCCGGACGGATCCCCACCGACAAGGGGTATCGCTTCTTCGTCGATGCCCTCCGCGGCCAGACCAGCGCCGACCCCGACGTGTCAGCCGAACAGGTCGCGCTGCTCGATGACCTGCTCGCAGGTGCCACCGACCTCGAGGACCTGCTGCACAAGGCCACGACGGCCCTGTCACGGCTGACCCGCTTCGCCGGGTTGGTGGCCGCTCCTCGACTGGACCGCTCGCGCCTGAAGCACATCGAGCTGGTCCAGCTGGCCCCGGCGACGATCCTGGCCGTGGCCATCGCCGACACCGGCCGCGTGACCAAGCGGATGGTCGAGCTGGCCGAGCCCCTGGCCGAGGTCGACGTGCAGCGGGCACGCCACGCGATCAACGCCGCGGCGACCGGTCTTCGTGGGCACGACGCCCCCGACGCCATCTCGGGCCTGTCCGCCGGTGCGCCCAGCGAGCTGACCGAGCTCATCGAGCGAGTCGCCGAGGCCGTCCGCTCCGGCGTGGCAGACCCCGACACGCGGTCCCGTGGCCTCTTCGTCGGCGGGACCTCCGCCCTCGCCGCCGAAGGACAGTTCGCCCGGCTGGAGCAGGTCAAGCGGGTCTACGAGACGCTGGAGGAACAGGTCGTCGTGCTGCAGGTCCTGCAGGACGCCCTGGCCGATGCCGACCCCGGTGTCCGCATCGGGGCCGAGCTGCCGCTGCGCGAGCTCGAGGCCTGCGCGATCGTGGCGTCCTCCTACGATGCCCCCAGCGAGTCCGCCGGCCAGATCGGGGTGCTGGGCCCCAGCCGCATGGACTACCGCGCCACCCTCGGCGCCGTCCGGGCGGTCGCCGACACCTTGGAGCGGGCCATCGCCGGCATGACCGGCACCGGCCCCTCGCGAACGGCGGACCGCCTTCGGGCGACCAACCTTTCCGCACCCGACGAACAGCGATGA
- a CDS encoding RsmE family RNA methyltransferase translates to MTRPGLPTRGHHVFVAPFGDADRVVVDGDEGHHLAGVLRVRAGQPLSLADNTGAVFAAEVEAVDRRSVTVRIGQRYHLARPAPSLCVVQSLPKGKKMEEVVQRLTEVGVDRIRPVVSDRTVKRPDGKADRLQERWEAIARSAAQQSRRPRLPVIDPIGVWPVEGAVGVVLWEEATTSLSEAVRALPDAEEIVVAVGPEGGFGPSEVQASGLTPCALGSTILRTETAGVVGASLVAHLLDRMG, encoded by the coding sequence GTGACCAGGCCGGGCCTGCCCACCCGCGGTCATCACGTCTTCGTCGCGCCGTTCGGTGATGCCGACCGGGTCGTCGTCGACGGCGACGAGGGCCACCACCTGGCCGGCGTCCTCCGTGTGCGGGCCGGTCAGCCGCTGAGCCTTGCCGACAACACCGGCGCGGTGTTCGCGGCCGAGGTCGAGGCGGTCGACCGCCGATCGGTGACGGTACGGATCGGCCAGCGGTACCACCTGGCGCGGCCGGCACCCAGCCTGTGCGTCGTCCAGAGCCTCCCCAAGGGCAAGAAGATGGAGGAGGTCGTGCAACGCCTCACCGAGGTCGGTGTCGACCGGATCCGTCCCGTCGTGTCGGACCGGACCGTCAAGCGCCCCGACGGCAAGGCCGACCGCCTGCAGGAACGCTGGGAGGCCATCGCCCGGTCGGCGGCCCAGCAGTCGCGCCGTCCCCGCCTTCCCGTCATCGATCCGATCGGGGTGTGGCCCGTGGAAGGGGCAGTGGGCGTGGTGCTGTGGGAGGAGGCCACCACGTCGCTGTCAGAGGCGGTCCGTGCGCTGCCCGACGCCGAGGAGATCGTCGTGGCCGTCGGGCCGGAGGGCGGGTTCGGACCGAGCGAGGTCCAGGCCAGCGGCCTGACCCCGTGTGCCCTGGGCTCGACGATCCTGCGCACCGAGACCGCCGGGGTGGTCGGGGCCAGCCTCGTCGCCCATCTGCTGGACCGGATGGGCTGA
- a CDS encoding ExeM/NucH family extracellular endonuclease yields the protein MSLRRPLVLLALLALVASLLALTPAAAARAAVVPVINEFVANHTGTDSEAFIEVLGPPSTDLSALTLLEIDGDGGSTGVIDYAETLGSTDANGYWLSTEDTENGTLTLLLVEGFSGAVTTDLDLDDDGTLDATPWTNILDEVAVTDGDGGDQTYGIPALDASLEGSSGFSPGGASRIPNGTDTDVAADWVRNDFDGAGFPGFPGTPDDGEALNTPAAANVIIGGPSFTINEVDADTPSTDVAEFVEIYDGGAGTSSLDGLVVVLFNGSNDTSYAAFDLDGLSTDADGFFVICGDAANVANCDLDVTPDQDLVQNGADAVGLFAADATDFPNGTAVTATDIVDAVVYDTNDADDSGLIDVLTPGQPQVNEDGNSDKDNHSNSRCPDGGTALETGTYTQVVGSPGAPNACTPPPVQTVLISEVQGNGAASPLDGQAVTVTAIVTALFEDDDAVEGFFLQEEDADADADATTSEGVFVYCETSCPAPLAVGDQVTVSGMADEFFGMTQVNATGATDVVIDSSGNPLPTAVDVALPAGGPTNAEATFEAVEGMVVTFPTTLAVSEYFELARYGQLVLTETSRPYQFTHDNAPSVAGYAAFVDELAARRIILDDNNNDQNDATTGATDEAYPYPSAAWPTGGLSLATPVRGGDTVNGLTGVMHWSFAGQSGTDAWRVRPIDGLDYTFDSTSARTAVPDPVGGDLTVASFNVLNYFETIDVTSSNSSGDCGPSGTMDCRGADSAAELQRQQDKIVAALAAIDADVVGLVEIENSATAVQHLVDGLNAAMGAGTYAQVDTGTIGTDAIKVGFIYKPATVTATGAYAILDSTVDARFVDSKNRPTLIQTFTENASGEVFTAAVNHLKSKGSDCSDIGEDESALDGQGNCSETRDDAAAALADFLATDPTGSGDDDVLVLGDLNAYRMEDAITTLEAADYTDLAEAFVGPDAYSYVFDGQLGYLDYAMANSSLAAQVTGATEWHINADEVPLLDYNDDFKDIGEASFERESAAQPIYAPDAYRASDHDPVVVGLDLSTRGSGGGNPGTPTEPPTEEPTEPPTDDQSIREQCADDATCTSVTVSQQTFVDGTRSLFQQIVPAAVATEALLASDTVFADALASGALQDTRPLLLNDPDALEDEVLEEIQRLGVGAVWILGGVDAVGQDVEDALAAEGLDVRRIAGPTRLETAQAVAELVGTAQPLLARAFPGDGDATQAFADSLAAGGWAADGGRSVLLSQTEMLSDSTAAHLEASIASEATLVGGPAALADAVLDAVRSLGFTSDRVAGDNRFATAARIAAERGFGPDRMADTVIISEGQADDAWEGGFTAAAPAAVFDAPILLANGDDLPPETLAALADMVEADADVMCLAAAAACEAAIEAIG from the coding sequence ATGTCACTCCGTCGCCCACTCGTCCTCCTCGCGTTGCTGGCGTTGGTCGCCAGCCTCCTCGCCCTGACCCCCGCAGCGGCGGCTCGGGCGGCAGTCGTCCCCGTGATCAACGAGTTCGTCGCCAACCACACCGGCACCGACTCAGAGGCGTTCATCGAGGTGCTCGGCCCCCCGTCCACGGATCTGTCCGCCCTCACGCTGCTGGAGATCGACGGCGACGGTGGCAGCACCGGGGTCATCGACTACGCCGAGACGCTCGGCTCGACCGATGCCAACGGCTACTGGTTGTCCACCGAGGACACCGAGAACGGCACCCTCACGCTGCTCCTCGTCGAGGGCTTCAGCGGCGCGGTCACAACTGACCTGGACCTCGACGACGACGGCACACTGGACGCCACGCCCTGGACCAACATCCTGGACGAGGTGGCCGTCACCGACGGGGATGGCGGCGACCAGACCTACGGCATTCCTGCCCTGGACGCCTCCCTGGAGGGCAGCAGTGGCTTCTCCCCCGGCGGTGCGTCCCGCATTCCCAACGGCACCGACACCGACGTGGCCGCGGATTGGGTCCGCAACGACTTCGACGGCGCCGGCTTCCCCGGGTTCCCCGGCACGCCCGACGACGGCGAAGCGCTGAACACGCCGGCGGCTGCGAACGTCATCATCGGCGGGCCGTCGTTCACCATCAACGAGGTCGATGCTGACACTCCCAGCACCGATGTCGCCGAGTTCGTCGAGATCTACGACGGCGGCGCCGGCACGTCGTCGCTGGACGGCCTGGTGGTGGTCCTCTTCAACGGCAGCAACGACACCTCCTACGCAGCCTTCGACCTCGACGGGTTGTCCACCGACGCCGACGGCTTCTTCGTGATCTGCGGAGACGCGGCGAACGTGGCCAACTGCGACCTCGACGTGACCCCGGACCAGGACCTCGTCCAGAACGGGGCCGACGCCGTGGGGCTCTTCGCAGCCGATGCCACCGACTTCCCCAACGGCACGGCGGTGACCGCCACCGACATCGTCGATGCGGTGGTGTACGACACCAACGATGCCGACGACAGCGGCCTGATCGATGTCCTCACCCCCGGCCAGCCACAGGTCAACGAGGACGGCAACAGCGACAAGGACAACCACAGCAACTCGCGCTGCCCGGACGGCGGAACGGCGCTCGAGACCGGCACCTACACCCAGGTCGTCGGGTCGCCCGGTGCGCCCAACGCCTGCACCCCTCCTCCGGTCCAGACCGTTCTGATCAGCGAGGTGCAGGGCAACGGCGCCGCCTCTCCCCTCGACGGCCAGGCGGTCACGGTCACCGCGATCGTGACGGCGCTGTTCGAGGACGACGACGCCGTCGAGGGCTTCTTCCTGCAGGAGGAGGACGCCGACGCCGACGCCGACGCGACCACCTCCGAGGGTGTCTTCGTCTACTGCGAAACCTCCTGCCCCGCGCCGCTCGCCGTCGGTGACCAGGTCACGGTCAGCGGAATGGCCGACGAGTTCTTCGGCATGACCCAGGTCAACGCCACCGGCGCGACCGACGTCGTCATCGACTCCAGCGGCAACCCGCTGCCCACGGCCGTCGACGTGGCGCTGCCCGCGGGCGGCCCGACCAACGCCGAGGCCACCTTCGAGGCGGTCGAGGGCATGGTCGTGACCTTCCCGACCACCCTGGCGGTCAGCGAGTACTTCGAGCTGGCCCGCTACGGCCAGCTGGTGCTGACCGAGACCTCCCGCCCCTACCAGTTCACCCACGACAACGCGCCGAGCGTGGCGGGCTACGCCGCGTTCGTCGACGAGCTCGCCGCCCGCCGGATCATCCTCGACGACAACAACAACGACCAGAACGACGCCACGACCGGGGCCACCGACGAGGCCTACCCGTACCCCTCGGCGGCCTGGCCCACCGGTGGCCTATCCCTGGCCACACCGGTCCGCGGCGGCGACACCGTCAACGGCCTGACCGGTGTCATGCACTGGTCGTTCGCTGGCCAGTCCGGTACCGACGCCTGGCGCGTCCGCCCGATCGACGGCCTGGACTACACCTTCGACTCCACGTCGGCCCGCACGGCCGTCCCGGACCCCGTCGGTGGTGACCTGACGGTCGCCAGCTTCAACGTCCTCAACTACTTCGAGACGATCGACGTCACGAGCAGCAACAGCTCCGGCGACTGCGGCCCGAGCGGCACGATGGACTGCCGCGGTGCGGACTCCGCAGCCGAGCTGCAGCGCCAGCAGGACAAGATCGTCGCTGCCCTCGCCGCGATCGACGCCGACGTGGTCGGCCTCGTCGAGATCGAGAACAGCGCCACCGCGGTCCAGCACCTCGTCGACGGCCTCAACGCCGCCATGGGGGCAGGCACCTACGCACAGGTGGACACCGGCACCATCGGCACCGATGCGATCAAGGTCGGGTTCATCTACAAGCCCGCGACCGTGACCGCGACCGGCGCGTACGCGATCCTGGACTCCACCGTCGACGCGCGGTTCGTCGACAGCAAGAACCGCCCGACCCTCATCCAGACCTTCACCGAGAACGCCTCCGGCGAGGTGTTCACCGCCGCGGTCAACCACCTGAAGTCCAAGGGCTCGGACTGCAGCGACATCGGCGAGGACGAATCGGCCCTCGACGGGCAGGGCAACTGCTCGGAGACCCGCGACGACGCCGCCGCGGCGCTGGCGGACTTCCTGGCCACCGACCCCACGGGCAGCGGTGACGACGACGTGCTCGTCCTCGGCGACCTGAACGCCTACCGGATGGAGGACGCGATCACCACGCTGGAGGCCGCTGACTACACCGACCTGGCCGAGGCGTTCGTCGGGCCCGACGCCTACAGCTACGTCTTCGACGGCCAGCTGGGCTACCTCGACTACGCGATGGCCAACAGCTCCCTCGCCGCCCAGGTGACCGGAGCGACCGAATGGCACATCAACGCCGACGAGGTTCCGCTGCTGGACTACAACGACGACTTCAAGGACATCGGGGAGGCCAGCTTCGAGCGGGAGTCCGCCGCCCAGCCGATCTACGCCCCCGATGCCTATCGGGCGTCCGACCACGACCCCGTGGTCGTCGGCCTGGACCTCTCCACCCGTGGGAGCGGCGGCGGCAACCCAGGAACCCCCACGGAGCCACCCACCGAGGAGCCCACCGAGCCGCCGACGGATGACCAGTCGATCCGTGAGCAGTGTGCCGACGACGCGACCTGCACGTCGGTGACGGTGTCCCAGCAGACCTTCGTCGACGGCACTCGTTCGTTGTTCCAGCAGATCGTCCCGGCGGCCGTGGCCACCGAGGCGCTGCTGGCCAGCGACACCGTCTTCGCCGACGCGCTGGCCTCTGGTGCCCTGCAGGACACCCGGCCGCTGCTGCTGAACGACCCCGACGCCCTCGAGGACGAGGTGCTGGAGGAGATCCAGCGGCTCGGCGTGGGCGCCGTCTGGATCCTCGGCGGCGTCGACGCCGTCGGTCAGGACGTCGAGGACGCCCTGGCCGCGGAAGGCCTCGACGTCCGTCGCATCGCCGGGCCGACCCGTCTGGAGACCGCCCAGGCGGTGGCCGAGCTGGTGGGTACCGCCCAGCCGCTCCTGGCCCGTGCCTTCCCCGGCGACGGTGACGCCACGCAGGCGTTCGCCGACTCCCTGGCCGCCGGTGGCTGGGCTGCCGACGGTGGCCGCTCGGTCCTGCTGTCGCAGACCGAGATGCTGAGTGACTCCACCGCAGCGCACCTGGAGGCGTCCATCGCCAGCGAGGCCACGTTGGTCGGTGGCCCTGCCGCCCTGGCCGACGCGGTCCTCGACGCGGTGCGCAGCCTGGGCTTCACCAGCGACCGGGTCGCTGGTGACAACCGCTTCGCCACGGCCGCGCGGATCGCGGCCGAACGCGGCTTCGGTCCCGACCGCATGGCCGACACCGTCATCATCAGCGAGGGGCAGGCCGACGACGCGTGGGAGGGTGGCTTCACGGCCGCGGCTCCGGCTGCGGTGTTCGACGCGCCGATCCTGCTGGCCAACGGCGACGACCTGCCGCCGGAGACCCTGGCGGCCCTGGCCGACATGGTCGAGGCCGACGCCGACGTCATGTGCCTGGCAGCTGCCGCGGCGTGCGAGGCGGCGATCGAGGCCATCGGCTGA